The nucleotide window CAAGATCGACTCCGGCACCACCGAGGCACTGACCGCCCTCCACACCCGACTTGTCAGCCTCAGAGGTCGCTCTGGCGCTTCCTAGCGCTGACAAGTCCGTGGTTGGACGGCAGAATGAGACATCTCTACGTCCTGCTGCCCGTGCTCGGTGGCCGCAAGCACTACTGGGTCGGTCCGGACGAGGTCGACAAACTGCTCCGAGCCGGCGCCGGTTGGTTGCCGGACCATCCGGAGCGGGAGTTGATCATGAACCGCTACCTCGCCTTCCGGCACGGCTACGTGCAGGACGCGACCGACCGGCTGCTGGGTGTCGATGTCGGTCACCTCCCCAAGGGTCCCGAGCCTGTCGAAGGACCGGTAACGCAACCACGGCGAACGCTGGCACAAGGACGACAAGGGGCCGTGCTGGAGTTGTTGATCAAGTCCGGTGCTCGCCGAGTAGTTGATCTTGGTTGCGGTGAGGGCACACTGTTGCTGCAGTTGGCGCGGGATGCGCAGTTCGTCGAGATCCTCGGTGCCGACGCCTCGCCGCGCGCGTTGGATCGGGCCGAACGCCGGCTGTCCGAGGCGCGGCTGAGTGAACGGCAGCGCGAGCGGATCAGGTTGCGTCAGTCCTCGGTGACCTATCGCGACCCCGAGTTGGCCGGCTTCGACGCGGTCGTGTTGATGGAGGTGATCGAGCATCTCGATCAAGATCGAATTCCCGACCTGGAACGCACCGTGTTCGGTGCGGCCCGGCCGAGGGCGGTGATCATCACCACGCCGAACCGCGACGCCAACACGGCATTCGCCGGGCTTGCGGACGGCGGACTGCGCCACCGGGACCATCGCTTCGAGTGGAGTCGTACGGAGTTCGCCCGCTGGGCCGACGAAACCGCCGCGGCGTACGGCTACGACGCGAGTCTTCACGGCATCGACACCGACGGCCTGGCAGACCTGAACACCGCGCTCGGGGCGCCGACGCAGGCTGCCGTCTTCACCCGCCACGCATCGAGCAACTCGGCGGCGGGTGGTTCCCGATGACCACCAGGATAGAGATCCCCGAGTTGTCGCTGGTGGTACTGATCGGCGTCTCCGGCTCGGGCAAGTCGACGTTTGCTCGTGATCATTTCGGTCCGTTCGAGACGATCTCCAGCGACTTCTGCCGGGGTCTGGTGTCCGGCGACGAGCACGATCAGACGGTCTCCGCCGACGCGTTCGACGTACTGGGCTACATCGCCGGCAAACGGCTGGCCGGCGGCCGGTTGACCGTGATCGACGCCACCAGCGTCACCGTTCAGGCTCGTCGTCAGTTGATCAAGCTGGCGCGTGATCATGATGTGTTGCCGACCGCGATCGTGCTGGACACACCGGTGGAGTTGGCGATGGAACGCAACCGAAGCCGACCCGATCGCGATTTCGGCGAACACGTGGTGCGGCGACAGCATGATCAACTTCGCAGATCGCTGAAGGGGCTGGCCAAGGAGGGTTTTCGGAAGGTTCACGTGCTCGGCCCGGAGCAGGCCGCCGACTGCGAGATCGTCCGAACCCGGCTGTTCAACGATCGGCGCGATGATCATGGTCCGTTCGACGTGATCGGCGACGTGCACGGCTGCCTGTCCGAGTTGCTGCTCCTGCTGGAGAAGCTCGACTACCGGATCGAACGCGATGATCATGGACGCGCCGTGGACGCGAGCCATCCGGACGGCCGGCGCGCGCTGTTCCTCGGCGACCTCGTCGATCGCGGCCCGGACACGGTCGGCGTGCTGCGGCTGGCGATGGGGATGACCGCGGCCGGGCACGCGCTGGCGATCACCGGCAACCACGAGGAGAAGCTG belongs to Microlunatus elymi and includes:
- a CDS encoding 3' terminal RNA ribose 2'-O-methyltransferase Hen1, with product MRHLYVLLPVLGGRKHYWVGPDEVDKLLRAGAGWLPDHPERELIMNRYLAFRHGYVQDATDRLLGVDVGHLPKGPEPVEGPVTQPRRTLAQGRQGAVLELLIKSGARRVVDLGCGEGTLLLQLARDAQFVEILGADASPRALDRAERRLSEARLSERQRERIRLRQSSVTYRDPELAGFDAVVLMEVIEHLDQDRIPDLERTVFGAARPRAVIITTPNRDANTAFAGLADGGLRHRDHRFEWSRTEFARWADETAAAYGYDASLHGIDTDGLADLNTALGAPTQAAVFTRHASSNSAAGGSR